The genomic interval TGATGGGGCAAGTCAGTCACTGACTACACGAGCGTGGCACCCAATGCTTAGAATAAAGGCATACTCTCGCCACCTTTCACTCTCAATCCGATCCGCATGTCATCTGACTCACCTGAACCTGCACCCCAGCCCGAACAGCCAAACCCACCGCTGCGTGCTCGAGTACCCGACCACGTCGCCGGCGGCTGTTTCAGTACCGGGGCGATCGTGATGACCGGTCCGAGTGAATTCATCATCGACTTTCTGCAGACGATCGGACGACCGCACAAAGTTGCCGCGCGGATCGTGATTCCACACCCGGTCATGCCTCAATTCATCGACGCGTTGTCGACCAATTTGGAAATCTATCGCAGTCGTTTCGGCGATCCACAATCGCCTCAGCAACAGCCACCTGACCCGAATGCCCGCCGCCCCACGCCTCAGGAAATCTACGACGACCTCAAGATGCCTGACGAAGTACTCAGTGGCACCTATGCCAACGGTGTCATGATCGGTCACGGCGCCACCGAGTTCGGATTGGACTTTTTGACAAGCTTCTTTCCGCAGTCCGCAGTCAGCTGCCGAGTCTTTGTCGCGTCAGGTCAAGTCCCACGATTGCTTGAATCGCTCAAGGGAGCTGTCAACCAACTGGAGCAACGACGCCAAGGCGGTGCGGCACCACCAACGCCCCAGCCGCCTCCAGCTCCCCTACCACCTCCAACGCCGCAGGCCGAGAACCAGGATGCTCCTCCTACGGACGACCCATCCGATCCCGACGACGACAATCCCAACGACACCTAGCAGGCTGTTGGTTTGGTGAGCCGCGACGCGTAAGCGGCCGGGCCTACCGCATTGCCCGGTGCCTTACGGCCCACGGCTCACAAGTATTGCGTAACGCTCCAAATCAACTGCCCGTAATGGGATTCGCCAGAATTCCCAACCCTGCCAACACAGACCGAAAACGCAAAGCCGGAATTCTGGCGAATCCCACTACGGCGACAAAAAAAGTTTCCAGACGTGACGAATCATTTGCCCCTGATGAACAACTTGCCCAAGGCGGCTCTCCCCACCGATGAACCACTTGTGTTGGCGAGCGGTTCGCCGCGCCGGGCGCAATTGATGCGGGCCGCCGGTTATGATTTCACGGTCGACCCGGCTGGCGACGAAGCCGAGTGTGGGGTGTGCAGTCGCGAAACCGCGCCGGAACTGGTCGCGCGATACGCTTACCGAAAAGCACTCGATGTCGTGACACGGTACGATTCAGCAATCGTATTGGCCGCCGATACCGTGGCGTCCTGCAAAGGCTATATCTTGGGCAAACCAAAAGACGAAGCCCATGCCGAATCGATGCTCCGCATGCTCAGCGGCACTCGGCACGACGTTTACACCGGCGTTTGTCTTTGGTCGGCAAAGTCTCAGCGGTGCATTGTGGATGTTTCACGGACGCAGCTGGAGATGCAGACGCTGACCGACCAAATGCTTGCAGATTATCTTGAGACCATGCTGTGGGAGGGAAAAGCAGGATCATTCGGATACCAGGACGGAAATGACTGGATTTCCATCGTCGGTGGAGGCAGCGAA from Stieleria varia carries:
- a CDS encoding DUF3467 domain-containing protein, yielding MSSDSPEPAPQPEQPNPPLRARVPDHVAGGCFSTGAIVMTGPSEFIIDFLQTIGRPHKVAARIVIPHPVMPQFIDALSTNLEIYRSRFGDPQSPQQQPPDPNARRPTPQEIYDDLKMPDEVLSGTYANGVMIGHGATEFGLDFLTSFFPQSAVSCRVFVASGQVPRLLESLKGAVNQLEQRRQGGAAPPTPQPPPAPLPPPTPQAENQDAPPTDDPSDPDDDNPNDT
- a CDS encoding Maf family protein produces the protein MNNLPKAALPTDEPLVLASGSPRRAQLMRAAGYDFTVDPAGDEAECGVCSRETAPELVARYAYRKALDVVTRYDSAIVLAADTVASCKGYILGKPKDEAHAESMLRMLSGTRHDVYTGVCLWSAKSQRCIVDVSRTQLEMQTLTDQMLADYLETMLWEGKAGSFGYQDGNDWISIVGGGSESNVVGLPMERLAELLENFDALAETVNNGSVDPGWVID